From the Psychrilyobacter piezotolerans genome, the window ATTCTTTTTTAGCTTCTTTTAAATCTTCCTGTAACTTCTTTTCTTTCTCTATCTTTATTATTTCTTCCCTGCTTTTTATTACCACTTCCTCTTTTTTCGGAAACAGTATAAATAATCCCAAGATTCCAAGCAGTATAGCTCCTAATATCAAATGTTTTTTTTTCATAATTCTCCCCCCTGTACGACCTTTGGTCGAATGTATAATTAATAATTAACAATGTATAATTACATTCAAAATTTTTTTTGACACAGATCACTATAGAACACGGATGACGTAGATCTAATGGATTTTCACGGATCTCTTCTTTAGGTTTTAAAACCTAAAAATTTAAATTATCTGCGATAATCTGTATTTTATCTGTGTATGCTACAAGCATCCGCGTTCCATTTTTTCGTGATACATTTAAATTTCTTTATTAATTCACATTTAAAACCAAGTTTTTTTAGTACACTTAATTTTAATAATCGTGAACCGACTTTAATATTCGTATATCTTTTGCGTAATTCGTGACTAAGTTTTAATTATTAAGACTCCTTTCAGACTATTTTCAATTATTCCCTGTCATTACACTTTTAATATTACACTATTTCCGGATATTTTACTATGATATATCGCCTTTGTTATCTTTTTTTCAGTTACAAAAAAAGCCAAGAAATAAATTCTTGGCTCAAAAAAGTAATTTCTTACTTTTCTATGTTTGTGTAAGGTAATAAAGCAATGTTTCTAGCTTGCTTTATTGCTCTAGTTAACTTTCTTTGTAACTTAGCACTTGCACCAGTTACTCTTGCAGGATTGATTCTACCTTTATCAGACATAAATCTTTTTAATAAATCTGCATTCTTATAGTTTAACTCTTCAGCTTTAACTCTTAATTTTGCTCTTTTTCTTCTCTTTCTGAATTCTGCCAACTCAGCCACCTCCTAAAATTAGAACGGGAATTCGTCATCTTCTTCTTCGACAACGCCCGATTGCTTTGGTTCTGTATACTTTGGTTGATTATAGCTATTTGTTGTTTTAGGTTTAGAATTTGAATCAGATTCAAAACTATTTGCTCCACTGCTTCTAGACTCTAAAAATTCGATTCTATCCACAACAACTTCTGTTCTGTATCTTTTTTCACCGTTGACTTCAAAAGTACTTGTTTGAATTCTACCCTGTACTCCGGTATTGTTACCCTTTCTTAGGTATTCTCCAATCAATTCAGCTGTCTTACCAAAGGCAGCACAACTAATAAAATCTGCTGGATCATCTTTTCTCATTCTATTGACTGCTAGTGTAAATTTGCAATAAGCCATTCCACTTTGCCCATACTTTAATTCTGGATCTCTAACCAGTCTGCCTGTTAAAACTACTAAGTTCATAGACATAATATACCTCCTAAATCAAACAATTTACTTAAACTTATTAGTTCTTAGTTATCATGTATCTCATAACTTCTTCAGTAATGTTTAACTTGTTTTCTGCAGCTTGTAAGTTTTGCCCTTCAGCTTTGAACGTAGTTAATACGTAGAAACCTGTTCCTTTCTTTTCGATTGGATAAGCTAACTTTCTTTCACCCATTTTTGTAGTTTTTAATTCAGTTGCAGTTGCTGCAGTTAAGATAGCTTCTACTTTCTCAATGATTGCACCTCTTGCATCTTCCATAACTGTTGGGTTGATAATGTACATTATTTCGTAATTTGTCATCAATTTGACCTCCTTCCCTCTGGATTTTGTCCAAGTGATAAATCACTCAAACAGGGTGCATTAATTATATCATATCTGTAAAAGTAAAGCAAGGATAAATAAAAAACTAACCCAAATAAATTTAGATTAGTTTTTTATATTAATTAATTATTTCTTCTCATCCACGCAGGGATCTCTAAATCTTCCTCTTCTTTTTTCTCTACTGTTTTAGCTAAGCTTGGTTTTTCTATTGCTACTACTTTTTTTTCTGTAGCCTCATCACTAAAATTAGTAGCTACCAGAGTTACCTGCAGCCTGTCTCCCATCTCATCATCAGTTGTAACACCAAACATCACATCATCTACAGATTTTCCTGCAGCTTCTTTTACCATATTTGAAATTGCAAAAGCTTCATTTAATCCCAGTGCCGATGATCCTGATATATTGATTAGGATCTTGCTTGCTCCAGATATTGATTTTTCCAATAACGGACTTTGAAGAGCTTTTTCAGTAGCTTTAATGGCTCTGTTTTCCCCTTCCATTTCTCCAAATCCTATCATGGCTACCCCTGAATCCAACATTGTCGTTTTAATATCAGCAAAGTCTAAATTTATTAATCCTGTTTTTAATATTAAGTCAGCCAGGCCTTTAATTCCAATTTTTAAAACATTATTAGCTTCCATAAAAGCATTTTGTAGTGTTATAGTTTTTTCTGGAAGTTCGAACAATTTATCGTTCGGTATTATAATAAGTGCATCTACAGATTCTTTTAAATTAACTATTCCCATATCTGCATTTTTCATTCTGTTCTTTCCTTCAAAAGTAAATGGTTTTGTAACTACCGCAACTGTCAGAATTCCCATATCTTTTGCTACTCTGGCTATTACCGGTGCTGCACCTGTA encodes:
- the rpsR gene encoding 30S ribosomal protein S18 is translated as MAEFRKRRKRAKLRVKAEELNYKNADLLKRFMSDKGRINPARVTGASAKLQRKLTRAIKQARNIALLPYTNIEK
- a CDS encoding single-stranded DNA-binding protein, with translation MSMNLVVLTGRLVRDPELKYGQSGMAYCKFTLAVNRMRKDDPADFISCAAFGKTAELIGEYLRKGNNTGVQGRIQTSTFEVNGEKRYRTEVVVDRIEFLESRSSGANSFESDSNSKPKTTNSYNQPKYTEPKQSGVVEEEDDEFPF
- the rpsF gene encoding 30S ribosomal protein S6, producing MTNYEIMYIINPTVMEDARGAIIEKVEAILTAATATELKTTKMGERKLAYPIEKKGTGFYVLTTFKAEGQNLQAAENKLNITEEVMRYMITKN
- the ftsZ gene encoding cell division protein FtsZ — protein: MIHTNEHLVKIKVMGIGGSGGNAINDMIEAGVTGVEYIAANTDAQDLHNSLADIRIQLGEKSTRGLGAGANPEIGKQAAEEDIDKIKTLLEETDMLFITSGMGGGTGTGAAPVIARVAKDMGILTVAVVTKPFTFEGKNRMKNADMGIVNLKESVDALIIIPNDKLFELPEKTITLQNAFMEANNVLKIGIKGLADLILKTGLINLDFADIKTTMLDSGVAMIGFGEMEGENRAIKATEKALQSPLLEKSISGASKILINISGSSALGLNEAFAISNMVKEAAGKSVDDVMFGVTTDDEMGDRLQVTLVATNFSDEATEKKVVAIEKPSLAKTVEKKEEEDLEIPAWMRRNN